A window from Dysidea avara chromosome 2, odDysAvar1.4, whole genome shotgun sequence encodes these proteins:
- the LOC136247024 gene encoding TNF receptor-associated factor 4-like, with translation MSEVAQGGYLHEFIDAPLEIFVCNICHLPSRDPHLNVCCGHTFCKSCLDATKKVAILKNTCPMCRSKDFTSVPNKQAHRAIRSLNVLCDNKSKGCLWQGELSAMEDHLRKTGTSQFNGCQFQDLECTNKCGKTIQRQYFVDHVENDCPCRRVQCEHCDMSGKYEFITGDHKSKCKSLPQPCPNACGADNMLLEEREEHSKICPLEIITCVYHKVGCTESFARKDQIQHEKNNMQNHLLLAKELLTEYKKNFQVELSKVETFTQTKISDLQSQLQKKKQQLTGILSIWSFNIHAQAARLSLGNQTSPVIIKLPEFTHKKDSKLDWFSDPFFADSYKLCLRVYADGCGNCKGTHLSVFFCIMKGPNDNQLSWPLRGIFTVQLLNQLSNTGHYSKKVIYQGNPNEYGDKVVADEKSSLGWGLSSFIPHNDLYNTTSVCQYFKDDCVFLQVSKMIPFNKSKPST, from the coding sequence ATGTCTGAGGTAGCTCAAGGAGGATACTTGCACGAGTTCATTGATGCTCCACTGGAAATATTTGTGTGTAACATTTGTCATCTGCCCAGCCGTGATCCTCACCTCAATGTTTGTTGTGGACACACATTTTGTAAATCTTGTCTTGATGCTACCAAGAAAGTTGCTATTCTAAAGAATACCTGTCCAATGTGTCGATCTAAAGATTTCACGTCTGTTCCCAATAAGCAAGCACACCGAGCTATTAGAAGTCTAAATGTGTTATGTGACAATAAAAGCAAAGGTTGCCTGTGGCAGGGTGAACTGAGTGCTATGGAGGATCACCTTCGCAAGACCGGTACATCCCAGTTTAATGGTTGTCAGTTTCAAGACCTCGAGTGTACTAACAAATGTGGAAAGACAATACAAAGGCAATATTTTGTTGATCATGTTGAAAATGATTGTCCATGTCGTAGAGTGCAATGTGAACATTGTGACATGTCAGGTAAATATGAGTTCATCACAGGTGACCACAAATCAAAATGTAAAAGTCTTCCCCAACCATGTCCTAATGCATGTGGTGCTGACAACATGTTACTTGAAGAGAGGGAGGAACACAGTAAAATATGCCCACTAGAAATTATCACTTGTGTATACCATAAAGTGGGGTGTACAGAGAGCTTTGCACGTAAGGATCAGATCCAACATGAAAAAAATAACATGCAAAACCATTTACTATTGGCTAAAGAACTGCTTACAGAGTACAAGAAGAATTTTCAAGTAGAGCTTTCCAAAGTTGAAACATTTACACAGACAAAGATCAGTGATCTTCAAtcacaattacaaaagaaaaaacagcaACTAACAGGAATACTGTCAATATGGAGCTTTAATATACATGCTCAGGCAGCAAGACTATCTTTGGGTAATCAGACTTCTCCAGTTATCATTAAACTACCAGAATTTACTCACAAGAAGGATAGTAAGTTGGACTGGTTTAGTGATCCATTCTTTGCCGACTCTTACAAGTTATGCTTGCGTGTCTATGCTGATGGCTGTGGTAATTGCAAAGGTACTCATCTGTCTGTGTTCTTTTGTATCATGAAAGGTCCAAATGATAATCAACTGTCCTGGCCTCTGAGAGGAATATTTACTGTACAGTTACTCAACCAACTTAGCAACACAGGACACTATTCAAAGAAGGTTATTTATCAAGGTAATCCAAATGAATATGGTGATAAAGTTGTAGCTGATGAGAAATCATCTCTAGGATGGGGATTGTCATCATTTATACCTCACAATGACCTCTACAACACCACCTCTGTGTGTCAGTATTTCAAAGATGATTGTGTGTTCCTTCAAGTTAGCAAAATGATACCATTCAATAAGTCCAAACCATCTACATAG